GGCCATCTCCGTGCCCAGAGAGCGACAGACGAAGTCCGAGACCATCGCACAGAAGGCCGACGCCTACGGCTTCCAGGGCGTCCAGGTCGACGGGATGGACCCGCTCGCGGTGTATCAGGTGACGCGTGCGGCCGTCGAGAAGGCGAAGGCCGACGACCCCGACGAACTGCGGCCGACGCTCATCGAGGCGGTCCAGTACCGCTTCGGCGCGCACACGACGGCCGACGACCCGACGGTGTACCGCGACAGCGACGAGGTCGAACAGTGGAAGCGAAAAGACCCCATTCCGCGGCTGGAGACGTTCCTCCGCGACACCGGACGACTCGACGACGAACGAGTGCAGGACGTCGAACGCGAGGTCCAACAGACGGTCGCCGACGCCATCGAGACGGCGGAGTCGACCCCGCGACCCGAACCGGAGGAGATGTTCGAGTCCGTGTTCGCCGAACGGACACCCGACCTCGAGTCGCAGTACGAGTCGTTCGCCGCGCTCCGCGAGGAGTTCGGCGACGACGCGTTCCTCCACAGGTGATATCATGAGTACCCAACAGACACAGAACCTCACCCTGGTCCAGGCAGTACGGGACGGTCTCCACACCGAGATGAACAGAGACGAGGACGTCATCGTCCTCGGGGAGGACGTCGGGAAGAACGGCGGGGTCTTCCGCGCGACCGAAGGGCTGTTCGACGAGTTCGGCGGCGAGCGCGTCATCGACACACCCCTGGCCGAGTCGGGCATCGTCGGCACCGCCATCGGGATGGCCGCCTACGGCCTCAAACCCGTCCCCGAGATCCAGTTCTCGGGCTTCATGTACCCCGCGTTCGACCAGATCGTCTCTCACGCCGCCCGCCTCCGGACCCGCTCACGCGGGCGGTTCACCTGTCCGATGGTCATCCGCGCACCGTACGGCGGCGGTATCCGCGCACCCGAACACCACTCCGAGTCGAAGGAGGCGTTCTACGCGCACGAGGCCGGACTCAAGGTCGTCATCCCGTCGACGCCGTACGACACGAAGGGGCTCCTCATCTCCGCGATTCGCGACCCGGACCCCGTTATCTTCCTCGAACCGAAGCTCATCTACCGCGCCTTCCGCGGCGACGTCCCCGAAGGGGAGTACACCGTCCCCATCGGCGAGGCCGAGGTGCGGCGAGCGGGCGCGGACGTCTCGGTGTTCGTCTACGGCGCGATGACGCCGCGCACCCTCGAAGCGGCGGAGAACCTCGCCGAGGAGGGTATCGACGCCGAGGTCGTCGACCTCCGGACGGTCTCCCCGCTCGACCGCGACGCCATCGTCGACTCGTTCAAGAAGACGGGGCGGGCCTGTGTGGTCCACGAAGCACCGCGCTCGGGCGGCATGGCTGGTGAGATTACGGCCACCATCCAGGAGCGGGCGCTCTACTACCAGGAGGCACCGGTGGTCCGCGTGACCGGTTACGACGTCCCGTACCCGCTCTACGCGCTGGAGGACTACTACCTCCCCTCGGTGGCGCGCATCGAAGACGGCATCCGGGAGGCGGCCGAGTTCCGATGATCGAGGAGTTCAAACTCCCCGACGTCGGCGAAGGGGTGGCGGAGGGAGAGCTGGTCGAGTGGCACGTCGAACCCGGCGATACGGTCACAGAGGACCAGGTCGTCGCGGAGGTCGAGACGGACAAGGCGCTCGTCGAGGTGCCCTCGCCGTACAACGGGACGGTGAAAGAACTCCTCGCCGAGGAGGGGGAGGTCGTGCCCGTCGGAAACGTCATCATCACGTTCGAGGTGCCCGGCGAGGGTGACGAAGAGGCGGCGGCAGGGGCGGCCGACGCCGAAGCCGAACCAGCGCCGGACGCGGACGCCGAACCCGACGAGGGGGAAGATGAAACCGAAGCCGCAGACACACCGGACGCGCGCGTGTTCGCCCCGCCGAGCGTCCGCCGGCTCGCGCGCGAACTCGGCGTCGACCTGGCGGCCGTGGACGGCAGTGGTCCCGGCGGGCGGATCACCGAGGGCGACGTGCGAACCTCGGCGGACACCGGCGACGACGCGGCGGACGAGGGGGGCCCGGCCGCCGTCACGTTCAGCGGACGGTCCGCGACGTCGCGCGGGGACGCCGGTGACGGGGAGACGGGGGAGGCGGTGGGAGAGTCGACGCCCGCCGGGCGCTCGCAAACGCTCGCCGCGCCGGCGACGCGGAAGCTCG
This window of the Salinigranum halophilum genome carries:
- a CDS encoding alpha-ketoacid dehydrogenase subunit beta gives rise to the protein MSTQQTQNLTLVQAVRDGLHTEMNRDEDVIVLGEDVGKNGGVFRATEGLFDEFGGERVIDTPLAESGIVGTAIGMAAYGLKPVPEIQFSGFMYPAFDQIVSHAARLRTRSRGRFTCPMVIRAPYGGGIRAPEHHSESKEAFYAHEAGLKVVIPSTPYDTKGLLISAIRDPDPVIFLEPKLIYRAFRGDVPEGEYTVPIGEAEVRRAGADVSVFVYGAMTPRTLEAAENLAEEGIDAEVVDLRTVSPLDRDAIVDSFKKTGRACVVHEAPRSGGMAGEITATIQERALYYQEAPVVRVTGYDVPYPLYALEDYYLPSVARIEDGIREAAEFR